CGAAATTGTGGTGATCGTCCTCGATCTCCGGTCCCTCGTCCACGGTGAAACCGAGCGGCCGGAACAGCGCCTCGATGCGGCGCATGGTCAAGGTCACCGGATGCAGGCCGCCGCCGGCCTGGCCGCGCCCCGGCAGGGTGACATCGATGCGTTCGCCGGCTAGCTGGGCGTCCAGCGCGGCAGCCTGCAGCGCCGCGCGCCGCGCGTCGAGCTCGCCCTGGACGCGTTGCTTGACACGATTGATTTCCTGGCCGGCCGCCGGGCGCTCCGTCGCCGGCAGCTGGCCCAGCTGCTTGAGCTGTTCCGTGAGCAGCCCCTTCTTGCCGAGGTAACGCACGCGTACGTCCTCGAGCACGCCGGCATCCGCCGCCGCCGCGATGTCCTGCAGGGCCTGCTGTTCGAGTTCGTCCAGGCTGTTCACCTGACGGGGCTCCCTGTTGCTGTTCGTTGTTGGTCGATTCTACCGCAGCGCGGTGCGGCAGCGGCGCCGCCGGCCCGATGCAGGTGCTCTTATCCCGCCAGCCGCCGCGGCTGCAACAAAAAGGGGAAAGACTCGCGTCCTTCCCCTTGCGGTTTACGTCTGCAGGCGGGGCTTATGCAGACAATCCGGCCCTGGCCTGGTCTGCCAGCGCGCTGAAGCCGGCTGCATCGAATACGGCCAGATCGGCGAGCACCTTGCGGTCGATCTCGATGTTGGCCTTGTTCAGGCCGTCGATCAGGCGGCTGTAGGACAGGCCGTTGTCGCGGGCCGCGGCGTTGATGCGCGCGATCCACAGCGCACGGAACTGGCGCTTCTTCTGGCGCCGGTCGCGATAGGCATACTGACCGGCCTTGATGACGGCCTGCTTGGCAACACGATAGACCTTGCTGCGCGCGCCGTAGTAACCCTTCGCCTTGTTCAGCACCTTTTTGTGCCGGGCATGGGCGGTTACCCCACGTTTGACTCTTGGCATGACTGACTACCTCGAACTATGGATTCAGACAAAGGGCAGCATGCGGCGCACCATGGCCACGTCGGACTCGTGCACGTGGGCCGGGCAACCGAGCTGGCGTTTACGCTTGCTGCTCTTCTTGGTCAGGATGTGACGCAGGTGCGACTGGCCGCGCTTGAAGCCACCGGAGCCGGTCTTCTTGAAGCGCTTGGCAGCACCACGATTGGTTTTCAGTTTAGGCATTTCCGTACATCTCCAGATTACTAGATTCTGTTCGTCATTCCGGATCAATGGGGTCAGACTCGATTGATTTTCGCAATCAACCCATCTGCCAGCTCAAAATCAATCGAGTCTGACCCCATTGATCCCTTTCACTTGTGCTTCTTCGGCGCCAGTACCATGACCATCAGGCGCCCTTCCATCTTTGGTTCCTGTTCCACGACCCCGAATTCCGCGAGGTCCGCCTTCACGCGCATCAGCAGTTCCATACCGAGTTCCTGGTGCGCCATCTCGCGGCCGCGGAAGCGCAGCGTCACCTTGGTACGGTCACCTTCACCGAGGAACTCGATCAGCTTTTTCAGCTTGATCTTGTAGTCACCGATGTCGGTACCCGGCCGGAACTTGATTTCCTTGACCTGGGTCTGCTTCGTTTTCTTGCGCTGGGTCTGAAGCTTCTTGTTCTCCTCAAACCGGAACTTGCCGTAATCCATGATCCGGCACACCGGGGGCTCAGCATTCGGCGAGATCTCCACCAGGTCGAGGTTGGCCTCGCTGGCAAGACTCATTGCCGCATCGACCGACATGACGCCGACCTGCTGGCCATCCTGTCCGATGACCCGAATCTCGGGCGCGAGGATCTTCTCGTTGATCCGGTGGTGGTTCTTTTTCGCGCTGATACGCTAACCCTCCAAAACAGTACGGCCGTGGCTCGCTACCTCGGTTTGCAGACTCCGGGCCAGCCGCTCGAGCGGCATACTGCCCAGGTCCGCACCGCCTCGCGTGCGCACGGCCACGGTACCTGCTTCCGCTTCCCGGTCGCCGATTACCAGCAGATAGGGAACGCGTCTTAACGTGTGCTCGCGGATTTTAAAGCCGATCTTTTCATTTCTCAAGTCGGATTTGACCCTCAATCCCTGATTTCTCAAGGATTCTTCGACCTGCCGGGCATAGTCGGCCTGGTTGTCGGTGATATTGAGGATCACCGCCTGGGTGGGCGCCAGCCACAGCGGCAGCGACCCGGCGTGGTGCTCGATCAGGATACCGATGAACCGCTCCAGCGACCCGAGGATGGCGCGGTGCAGCATGACCGGCACCTGCTTGCTGCCGTCCTCCTCTATATAGTGCGCCCCGAGCCGCCCCGGCATGGAAAAATCCAGCTGGATGGTGCCGAGCTGCCAGACCCGTTCCAGGCAGTCCCAGAGCTGGAACTCTATCTTCGGGCCGTAGAAGGCCCCCTCCCCGGGCTGCAGCTCCCAGTTCAGCTGCTTGGCATCGAGCACCGCCTGCAGCGCGGCCTCGGCCTTGTCCCACAACGCGTCCTCGCCGACCCGATTCTCAGGCCGGGTCGAGAATTTCACGCTAACTTCTTCAAAACCAAAGTCAGAATAGACTGAGTACAGTAAGTCGATGAAGTCCGAGACCTCGGCCTCGATCTGCTTCTCGGTGCAAAAGATGTGGGCATCGTCCTGCACGAAGTTACGCACCCGCATCAGCCCGTGCAGGGTGCCGGAGGGTTCGTTGCGGGTACAGGATCCGAACTCGGCCAGCCGCAGCGGCAGGTCGCGGTAGCTTTTCAGGCCCTGGTTGAAGATCTGGATATGGGCCGGGCAGTTCATCGGCTTGATGGCGTAGGTCCGGCTCTCCGACTCGGTGGTGAACATGTCGGCGTGGAACTTCTCCCAGTGCCCGGACTTCTCCCACAGCGAGCGGTCGAGGATCTGCGGGGTATGCACCTCCTGGTAGCCGTGGCGCCGCAGCCGGCCGCGGATGTAGTCCTGAATCACCAGGTAGACCTGCCAGCCGGCATCGTGCCAGAAGACCATGCCCGGCGCCTCCTCCTGGGTATGGAACAGACCCATCGCCTTGCCGAGCTTGCGGTGGTCGCGCTTCTCGGCCTCCTCCAGGCGCTTGAGGTAGGCGTCCAGCTCCTTTTTGTCGCGCCAGGCGGTGCCGTAGATACGCTGCAGCATCTCGTTGTCCGAGTTGCCGCGCCAGTAGGCGCCGGCCAGTTTCATCAGCTTGAAGCCCTTGCCGAGCTTGCCGGTACTGGGCAGATGCGGGCCGCGGCAGACGTCGAACCAGTCGCCCTGGCGGTAGACCGAAACTTCCTCGCCCTCCGGGATGATGTCGTCGATGATCTCGACCTTGTAGGTCTCGCCGATCTCGCCGAACACCTGCATGGCCTCGGCCCGGTCCCACACCTCGCGCACGATCGGCAGGTCGCGCTTGACGATCTCGTGCATGCGCGCCTCGATCTTGCCGAGGTCGTCCGGCGTAAAAGGGGTGGCGCGCGCGAAGTCGTAGTAGAAGCCGTTCTCGATGGCCGGGCCGATGGTCACCTGGGTGCCCGGATAAAGCTCCTGCACCGCCTGCGCCATGATGTGCGCGGCATCGTGGCGCAGCAGCTCCAGCGCCTCCGCGTCCTTGCCGGTGATGATGGCAAGCTCGGCATCGCGCGCGATCAGGAAGCTGGTGTCGACCAGCCGCCCGTCCACCCGGCCGGCCAGTGCGGCCTTGGCCAGACCCGGGCCGATGGCGGCGGCCACGTCGTGGACGGTGACGGGTTGCGGGAATTCACGGCGGCTGCCATCGGGAAGGGTGATGATCGGCATGGCTGTCTCCAGTGGTGACCGATACGAGGGGCCACATGGTAGGTCCACAAAAAAGGGGTCTGACCCCATGCAAAAATGGGGTCAGACCCCTTCTAGAATCTGGTAGGCGCGATTGGACTCGAACCAACGACCCCCACCATGTCAAGGTGGTGCTCTAACCAACTGAGCTACGCGCCTGCGAAGCCAGGAACGATACCGGGAGCGCCGACCGGTTGCAAGGGATTCGGATCGATCCGGGATTCCGTTCCATCCCGTTTCACGGGAGGCGACCTGTTCGCGGGCCCGTGCGGTGGGTTCATTCGCGCAGACCTGCGCTCCTGCCGGAAACGGCAATGCATGCGGGAGCCGCGCACACCGTTCATCCCGTCAGCCCCAGGTTGCCGAGCTCGATATCGCGGATGCGGTCGCGCAGCCGCGCGGCCTCCTCGAACTCCAGGTTGCGGGCGTGCTCGTGCATGGCCGCCTCCAGCCGCGAGACTTCCTGCGCGAGCTGCTCCGGGGACAGGCTTTCGTACTCGATCAGCGCGCCGGCCACCCGCGCGAAACCTTCCGGCGACCCGGTCAGACCGCGCGCGCCCTCCATGATGTCGGTGATCGCCTTGCGGATGCCGCGCGGCGTGATGCCGTGATCCGCGTTGTAGGCGAGCTGCTTCTCACGCCGGCGCTCGGTCTCCTCGATGGCGCGCCGCATGGAGCCGGTCATCCGGTCGGCATAGAGGATCGCCTTGCCGTGCAGGTTGCGCGCGGCGCGCCCGATGGTCTGGATCAGCGAGCGGTCGGAGCGCAGGAAACCCTCCTTGTCGGCGTCGAGGATGGCGACCAGCGACACCTCCGGCATGTCCAGGCCCTCGCGCAGCAGGTTGATGCCGACCAGCACGTCGAACTCGCCCAGGCGCAGGTCGCGGATGATCTCGACGCGTTCGACGGTGTCGACATCGGAGTGCAGGTAGCGCACGCGCACGCCATGCTCGGCGAGGTAGTCGGTCAGGTCCTCCGCCATGCGCTTGGTGAGGGTGGTCACCAGCACGCGCTCGTCGGCCGCCACGCGTGCGCGGATCTCCGAGAGCAGGTCGTCGACCTGGGAGGCGGCCGGCCGCACCTCCAGCTCCGGGTCGACCAGGCCGGTGGGCCGGATCAGCAGCTCGACCACCGCGCCGGCATGGTCCTGCTCGTACGGTCCGGGCGTGGCCGAGGTGAACACGGTCTGCGGTGCGAGCGCCTCGAACTCGTCGAAGCGCAGCGGCCGGTTGTCCAGCGCCGACGGCAGCCGGAAACCGTACTCGACCAGGTTCTCCTTGCGCGAACGGTCGCCGCGGTACATGCCGCCCAGCTGCGGGATGGTGACGTGCGACTCGTCAACCACGAGCAGCGCGTTGGACGGCAGGTAGTCGAACAGGGTCGGCGGCGGCTCGCCGGCCTGGCGTCCGGACAGATAGCGCGAGTAGTTCTCGATACCCGAGCAGTAACCCAGCTCGTGCATCATCTCCAGATCGTACAGCGTGCGCTGTTCCAGGCGCTGCGCCTCGACCAGCTTGCTGGCGGCGCGCAGTGCCTCGAGCCGCGCACGCAGCTCTTCCTTGATCTGCTCGATGGCGCCGAGGATCACCTCGCGCGGCGTGGCGTAATGCGTCTTCGGGTAGATGGTCACGCGCGGCACCCGGCGCTGCACCTCGCCGGTGAGCGGGTCGAACCAGGCGATGGCGTCGACCTCGTCGTCGAACAGCTCCACGCGCACCGCCGCGCCGTCCGACTCGGCCGGGTAGATATCGATGACCTCGCCGCGCACGCGGTAGGTACCGCGGTGCAGCTCGAGCTCGTTGCGGGTGTACTGCAGCTCGGCCAGGCGGCGCAGGATGGTGCGCTGGTCGGCCTTTTCGCCGCGCACCAGGTGCAGCAGCATCTGCAGGTAGGCGCGCGGGTCGCCCAGGCCGTAGATCGCGGACACCGTCGCGACGATGATGGCATCCGGACGCTCCAGCAGCGCCTTGGTGGCCGACAGCCGCATCTGCTCGATATGCTCGTTGATCGAGGCGTCCTTCTCGATGTAGGTGTCCGAGGCCGGCACGTAGGCCTCCGGCTGGTAGTAATCGTAGTAGGAGACGAAGTACTCGACCGCGTTGGCCGGGAACAGCTCACGCAGCTCGCCGTAGAGCTGCGCGGCCAACGTCTTGTTGGGCGCCAGCACCAGGGTGGGGCGCTGCACCTGCTGGATGACGTTGGCGATGGTGAAGGTCTTGCCGGAGCCGGTCACGCCGAGCAGGATCTGGTGCGAGAGCCCGTCGCGCAGCCCCTCGACGAGCGCGGCGATGGCCCGCGGCTGGTCGCCGGCCGGCTGTATCTGCGCCTGTAGCTGGAATAGTTCGCTCACGACTCTTTTCTATTGACGTCCGTTGGGTATGATAAACGGGCTCGTCATCTACAGGACAAGGCCGTGGCCACACTTACCCTCGCCGACCGGGTCGCCCGCGTCAAACCCTCTCCCACCCTGGCAGTCACCGCGCGCGTCGCCGAACTGCGTGCCAGCGGCCGCGATATCATCGGCCTCGGTGCGGGAGAGCCGGATTTCGGCACGCCCGAACACATCCGGGCGGCCGCGATTGCCGCCATCAATGACGGTTTCACCCGCTACACGCCGGTCGACGGCACGCCCGGCCTGAAAAAGGCGATTATAGCCAAGTTCAAACGCGACAACGGCCTGGACTATGCGCCCGACCAGATCCTGGTATCCTGCGGCGGCAAGCAGAGCTTCTACAACCTGTGTCAGGCCTACCTGAACAGCGGCGACGAGGTGATCATCCCGGCGCCCTACTGGGTCTCCTACCCCGACATGGTGCTGCTGGCCGACGGCACGCCGGTGACCCTGCCGACCGGGGTCGAGACCCGCTTCAAGATCACGCCCGAGCAGCTTGAAGCAGCGATCACGCGCAAGACGCGCATCGTGGTCATCAACAGCCCGTCGAACCCGACCGGCGTGGCCTACAGCAAGGCCGAGCTGGGCGCGCTCGGCGCGGTCCTGCGCCGGCACCCGCACGTGCTGATCGCCACCGACGACATGTACGAACACATCCTCTGGACCGAGGAGCCGTTCGCCAACATCCTGAACGCCTGCCCCGACCTGTACGAGCGCACCATCGTGCTCAACGGCGTCTCCAAGGCCTATGCGATGACCGGCTGGCGCATCGGCTACGCCGGCGGCCCGGCCGGGCTGATCAAGGCCATGAAGAAGATCCAGTCGCAGAGCACCTCCAACCCGACCTCGATCTCCCAGGTCGCGGCCCAGGCGGCGCTGGACGGCGACCAGTCCTGCATCCAGCCCATGCTCAAGGCCTTCCGCGAACGTCACGACTTCGTGATCCGGGAACTCAACACCCTCCCTGGCGTGCACTGCCTGCCCGCGGACGGTACCTTCTACTGCTTTCCGCAGGTGCAGGCGGTGATCGACCGGCTCGACGGCATCGCTGACGACGTCGCGCTCAGCGAACACCTGCTGGAGGCCGCCGGCGTGGCCCTGGTGCCCGGCACCGCCTTCGGCGCCCCCGGCTATGTCCGCTTCTCCTTCGCGACCGGAATGGATGTGCTCACCGAGGCGCTCGCGCGCCTGCGCAAGGCACTGACAGCCTGAACCGCCCTGCCCCGACCCGGCCGGACGGTTATGGCCGCTGGTCGGTGTGGCATCGCCCGCCGAGACTATACCCGTACCGGCACGCCGGCGCCGCCGGCACACCGCGCGCAAACCGGTGCGGGGAGGTTGCGGGTGGACACGGGTATGGCCGTCCGGCGTACCGGGCTGACGCTGCTGGAGTTGCTGGTCACGCTGGCCGTGGCCGCGATCCTCATCGCGGGCGGCTCGAGCGCGCTGCCCCGCTTCGTCCAGGAGGCACGCATGGTCACCGCGGTCAACCACCTCGCAAGCACGCTCGCACTGGCGCGCAGCGAGGCGGTGCTGCAGGAGCGCCGGGTGGTCCTGTGCCCGAGCCGGGACCGGCAGCGCTGCGGCGCCGCGGGCGACTGGCCGCAGGGCTGGCTGCTGTTCGCCAGCGCGGATAACATCCGCGACCCGGACGAACCGCTGCTGCAGGCCGACACGCGCATGGGCGCCGGGATCGAGCTGTATACCGGCAACCGGCGCACCCACATCGCCTTCCAGCCCGACGGCAGCAGCGGCGGCGCGAATGCCTCCTTTACCTTTTGCGATCGCCGCGACCGCGCCCGGCCGCGGGTCATCTGCCTGTCGAATACCGGCCGGGCACGCCTGAGCAACCGCGGCTGCAGCGGGCAAGCGCCCCGATGCCCCTGAAATATCAGGCCTAAGCCTAAGCGCGCGTTGACCGAAAACCCGGAATGCCGGTATGATGCGCCCCTTCACAGGTTCTCTGATCCCCGGTAGCTCAGTCGGTAGAGCGGGTGACTGTTAATCACTAGGTCGGCGGTTCGAGCCCGTCCCGGGGAGCCATTTCAGTACATCGATTTCCATATCCTCGTCCGCCCGGCGGCTGATCGGAACAACGACTCCCAACGCGTGGCTGC
The window above is part of the Pseudomonadota bacterium genome. Proteins encoded here:
- the rplT gene encoding 50S ribosomal protein L20; this encodes MPRVKRGVTAHARHKKVLNKAKGYYGARSKVYRVAKQAVIKAGQYAYRDRRQKKRQFRALWIARINAAARDNGLSYSRLIDGLNKANIEIDRKVLADLAVFDAAGFSALADQARAGLSA
- the rpmI gene encoding 50S ribosomal protein L35, translating into MPKLKTNRGAAKRFKKTGSGGFKRGQSHLRHILTKKSSKRKRQLGCPAHVHESDVAMVRRMLPFV
- the infC gene encoding translation initiation factor IF-3 yields the protein MSAKKNHHRINEKILAPEIRVIGQDGQQVGVMSVDAAMSLASEANLDLVEISPNAEPPVCRIMDYGKFRFEENKKLQTQRKKTKQTQVKEIKFRPGTDIGDYKIKLKKLIEFLGEGDRTKVTLRFRGREMAHQELGMELLMRVKADLAEFGVVEQEPKMEGRLMVMVLAPKKHK
- the thrS gene encoding threonine--tRNA ligase, whose amino-acid sequence is MPIITLPDGSRREFPQPVTVHDVAAAIGPGLAKAALAGRVDGRLVDTSFLIARDAELAIITGKDAEALELLRHDAAHIMAQAVQELYPGTQVTIGPAIENGFYYDFARATPFTPDDLGKIEARMHEIVKRDLPIVREVWDRAEAMQVFGEIGETYKVEIIDDIIPEGEEVSVYRQGDWFDVCRGPHLPSTGKLGKGFKLMKLAGAYWRGNSDNEMLQRIYGTAWRDKKELDAYLKRLEEAEKRDHRKLGKAMGLFHTQEEAPGMVFWHDAGWQVYLVIQDYIRGRLRRHGYQEVHTPQILDRSLWEKSGHWEKFHADMFTTESESRTYAIKPMNCPAHIQIFNQGLKSYRDLPLRLAEFGSCTRNEPSGTLHGLMRVRNFVQDDAHIFCTEKQIEAEVSDFIDLLYSVYSDFGFEEVSVKFSTRPENRVGEDALWDKAEAALQAVLDAKQLNWELQPGEGAFYGPKIEFQLWDCLERVWQLGTIQLDFSMPGRLGAHYIEEDGSKQVPVMLHRAILGSLERFIGILIEHHAGSLPLWLAPTQAVILNITDNQADYARQVEESLRNQGLRVKSDLRNEKIGFKIREHTLRRVPYLLVIGDREAEAGTVAVRTRGGADLGSMPLERLARSLQTEVASHGRTVLEG
- the uvrB gene encoding excinuclease ABC subunit UvrB, which gives rise to MSELFQLQAQIQPAGDQPRAIAALVEGLRDGLSHQILLGVTGSGKTFTIANVIQQVQRPTLVLAPNKTLAAQLYGELRELFPANAVEYFVSYYDYYQPEAYVPASDTYIEKDASINEHIEQMRLSATKALLERPDAIIVATVSAIYGLGDPRAYLQMLLHLVRGEKADQRTILRRLAELQYTRNELELHRGTYRVRGEVIDIYPAESDGAAVRVELFDDEVDAIAWFDPLTGEVQRRVPRVTIYPKTHYATPREVILGAIEQIKEELRARLEALRAASKLVEAQRLEQRTLYDLEMMHELGYCSGIENYSRYLSGRQAGEPPPTLFDYLPSNALLVVDESHVTIPQLGGMYRGDRSRKENLVEYGFRLPSALDNRPLRFDEFEALAPQTVFTSATPGPYEQDHAGAVVELLIRPTGLVDPELEVRPAASQVDDLLSEIRARVAADERVLVTTLTKRMAEDLTDYLAEHGVRVRYLHSDVDTVERVEIIRDLRLGEFDVLVGINLLREGLDMPEVSLVAILDADKEGFLRSDRSLIQTIGRAARNLHGKAILYADRMTGSMRRAIEETERRREKQLAYNADHGITPRGIRKAITDIMEGARGLTGSPEGFARVAGALIEYESLSPEQLAQEVSRLEAAMHEHARNLEFEEAARLRDRIRDIELGNLGLTG
- a CDS encoding pyridoxal phosphate-dependent aminotransferase yields the protein MATLTLADRVARVKPSPTLAVTARVAELRASGRDIIGLGAGEPDFGTPEHIRAAAIAAINDGFTRYTPVDGTPGLKKAIIAKFKRDNGLDYAPDQILVSCGGKQSFYNLCQAYLNSGDEVIIPAPYWVSYPDMVLLADGTPVTLPTGVETRFKITPEQLEAAITRKTRIVVINSPSNPTGVAYSKAELGALGAVLRRHPHVLIATDDMYEHILWTEEPFANILNACPDLYERTIVLNGVSKAYAMTGWRIGYAGGPAGLIKAMKKIQSQSTSNPTSISQVAAQAALDGDQSCIQPMLKAFRERHDFVIRELNTLPGVHCLPADGTFYCFPQVQAVIDRLDGIADDVALSEHLLEAAGVALVPGTAFGAPGYVRFSFATGMDVLTEALARLRKALTA
- a CDS encoding GspH/FimT family pseudopilin; translation: MAVRRTGLTLLELLVTLAVAAILIAGGSSALPRFVQEARMVTAVNHLASTLALARSEAVLQERRVVLCPSRDRQRCGAAGDWPQGWLLFASADNIRDPDEPLLQADTRMGAGIELYTGNRRTHIAFQPDGSSGGANASFTFCDRRDRARPRVICLSNTGRARLSNRGCSGQAPRCP